From Saccharomyces kudriavzevii IFO 1802 strain IFO1802 genome assembly, chromosome: 13, a single genomic window includes:
- the CIN4 gene encoding Arf family GTPase CIN4 (similar to Saccharomyces cerevisiae CIN4 (YMR138W); ancestral locus Anc_2.393), protein MGLLSIIRKQKLKDREIRCLILGLDNSGKSTIVNKLLPEDEQKVNGIMPTVGFQIHSLVTRDVMVSLWDIGGQRTLRQFWDNYFDKTQVMIWCIDVSLLMRFGETIRELRELINRDENRIGYQCAVIIALNKTDLVEDKSELCRRQKLVELELKSLFKPDIRIAVVQCSGITGEGIEDLRDRLVESCHFPQ, encoded by the coding sequence ATGGGGCTGCTGAGTATTATTAGGAAACAGAAACTCAAAGACAGAGAGATCCGGTGCCTGATTTTAGGGCTTGACAACTCGGGAAAGTCAACGATAGTAAACAAATTGTTGCCCGAGGATGAGCAGAAAGTCAATGGCATAATGCCCACTGTGGGGTTCCAAATACATAGCCTGGTGACACGGGACGTAATGGTATCGTTATGGGACATTGGCGGACAGAGGACGTTAAGGCAGTTTTGGGATAACTACTTTGACAAGACACAAGTGATGATATGGTGTATAGATGTGAGTCTTTTGATGCGCTTTGGTGAAACCATCCGAGAGTTAAGGGAACTGATCAATAGAGACGAAAACCGGATAGGATACCAGTGCGCAGTTATCATTGCGTTGAACAAGACCGATCTGGTTGAGGATAAATCCGAACTGTGTCGAAGACAGAAGTTGGTGGAGCTTGAACTGAAGAGTCTGTTCAAGCCTGACATCCGAATAGCCGTCGTTCAATGCAGCGGCATCACCGGAGAAGGGATCGAAGACTTGCGTGACCGGCTGGTGGAGTCCTGCCATTTTCCTCAATAA
- the PSO2 gene encoding DNA cross-link repair protein PSO2 (similar to Saccharomyces cerevisiae PSO2 (YMR137C); ancestral locus Anc_2.394), with product MPRKSIVQIKRSEVKRKRSGVASTVNDRTHHKTSHTSIKRQRTLTEFNIPTSSNLPIRSSSYPFERFNHSASNTSIEPVVIDDNDENSICLDDTGEVEIIVDTEEEDLVSLHEDQYIGTDIRTEDRIMTELEEQINVEISADVIECPICSLNLSHLELYERETHCEICVDSGHDNNNKGTCKKGGKISISNPPSPTKPKRDSASLRRPMRTKPDLPSFKKIRFDNNHEIVVDGFNYRASETISQYFLSHFHSDHYMGLKKSWNNPDENPVKKILYCSKITAILVNLKFKIPMDEIQILPMNKRFWITDVISVVTLDANHCPGAIIMLFQEFSANQRDRPIRQILHTGDFRSNAQMIRTIQEWLAETASHTIDQVYLDTTYLTMGYNFPSQHSVCTTVAEFTLQLLEQGKNKTFGDSQRNLFHFRKKMTLASQRHKFLFLVGTYTIGKEKLAIRICELLKTKLFVTPNSVKFSMIQTVLQNNENEDDEWDESLLTDNMSESFVHLVPIRVLKSQETIEVYLKSLKGLEADCLKDVDDVIGFIPTGWSHNFGLKHQKNNDNDNDKEMDNNAGYCLKLMKSEGDDDGNKFDVSSILRQYKKYNKFQVFNVPYSEHSSFDDLVKFGCKLKWSEIVSTVNLNNLWKVKYMTNWFECWENVRKTLGKRGRLNNTKEYNRGE from the coding sequence ATGCCAAGAAAATCCATAGTGCAGATAAAAAGATCTGAGGTGAAGCGAAAACGAAGTGGTGTTGCCAGTACTGTTAATGATAGAACCCATCATAAAACCTCACATACATCCATCAAAAGACAAAGGACTTTGACAGAATTTAATATTCCCACTTCATCAAACTTGCCTATTCGCTCCAGTTCGTATCCATTCGAAAGGTTTAATCATTCCGCATCGAACACTAGTATAGAGCCAGTAGTTATtgatgacaatgatgaaaacaGCATTTGCCTTGACGATACAGGGGAAGTTGAAATAATTGTAGACACAGAGGAGGAAGACCTAGTCAGCTTGCATGAAGATCAATATATTGGGACGGATATCCGGACGGAAGATCGAATTATGACCGAGCTTGAAGAGCAAATAAACGTCGAAATATCTGCAGATGTTATTGAATGTCCTATTTGCTCGCTGAATCTCTCCCATTTAGAGCTATACGAAAGAGAGACACACTGTGAAATTTGTGTAGACAGTGGACAcgacaataacaataaggGGACTTGCAAAAAGGGTGGTAAGATTTCTATCTCTAATCCACCATCTCCAACAAAACCGAAGAGGGATTCGGCTTCATTAAGGAGACCAATGAGGACTAAACCTGACTTACcaagtttcaaaaaaattaggTTTGACAATAACCACGAAATAGTTGTTGATGGCTTCAACTATAGAGCCAGTGAGACCATTTCGCAATACTTTCTTTCACATTTCCATTCCGATCATTATATGGGACTTAAAAAATCATGGAACAATCCTGATGAGAATCCGGTCAAAAAGATACTGTACTGTTCTAAAATCACTGCAATCTTAGTAAAtctaaaattcaaaatacCCATGGATGAGATCCAAATCTTACCAATGAATAAGCGATTTTGGATAACGGATGTGATTTCAGTCGTTACATTGGACGCTAATCACTGCCCTGGTGCAATAATAATGCTTTTCCAAGAGTTTTCGGCAAATCAGCGTGATAGGCCCATAAGACAAATTTTACATACGGGAGACTTTCGAAGCAATGCTCAAATGATAAGAACAATTCAGGAATGGTTGGCGGAGACGGCGAGTCATACCATTGATCAAGTTTATTTAGATACGACATATCTCACCATGGGATATAATTTTCCTTCACAGCATTCTGTATGCACTACTGTGGCAGAATTTACATTGCAGCTACTGGAACAAGGTAAGAACAAGACGTTTGGTGATTCACAAAGGAACTTATTCCActttcgaaaaaaaatgacactGGCATCTCAACGTcacaaatttttatttctcgtGGGGACGTATActattggaaaagaaaagttagCCATCAGAATTTGTGAACTGTTAAAAACTAAATTATTTGTTACGCCAAATTCCGTGAAATTTTCGATGATCCAAACGGTTTTGCaaaacaatgaaaacgAGGATGACGAATGGGACGAAAGCTTACTCACCGACAACATGAGTGAATCGTTTGTACATTTGGTACCCATTAGAGTCTTGAAAAGTCAAGAAACTATCGAAGTATATCTGAAAAGTTTAAAAGGATTGGAAGCAGATTGCTTGAAAGATGTCGACGATGTTATTGGGTTCATACCCACGGGGTGGAGTCATAATTTTGGTttaaaacatcaaaaaaataacgataatgataatgataaagaaatggaTAATAATGCTGGATATTGTTtaaaattgatgaagagtGAGGGGGATGATGACGGAAACAAATTTGATGTTTCAAGTATATTGAGGCagtacaaaaaatacaacaaatttcaagtttttaATGTCCCGTATTCTGAACACAGTAGCTTCGACGATTTAGTCAAATTTGGTTGCAAGTTGAAGTGGTCCGAAATTGTATCTACTGTTAACTTGAACAATTTATGGAAGGTGAAATATATGACAAATTGGTTCGAATGTTGGGAAAACGTTAGGAAAACGTTAGGAAAACGTGGGCGGCTAAATAAtacaaaagaatataataGAGGGGAATAA
- the GAT2 gene encoding Gat2p (similar to Saccharomyces cerevisiae GAT2 (YMR136W); ancestral locus Anc_2.395) — protein MQAPNVYPFPQQPQPLSRFQYGPPQFVFDHSAPRVDPLQSNVTINPRLPVQHYNGHINPVSNNYAYYYHHLNNNNASPALHAANTQMPDNSLYRNIHQVPSAPQRLVSIIPDPHMPPNISHFQLNNIHPQMHVPVAHNTHFQQVPAYNHTNNSNNNSKYNSDSDKPVDSNDNGVLDNVDERYRRELNEVVPFFKNFENNALTSTPNNSDIQSTIDELAKLKSLSNSTHFKQSIATQNFYSLQNHITAIENRLTCLLNDRQQKERQERQQKQEMQQNSENENTSPPSNKIKLPSLQELTNSISTQHPPATYDNKRHSSDSEVKPSIAHDPLYHRHTFLPSSSSSSSSPTAGSVPLQKLQVPGQDQSGDAKKNVSTTSFNSITYLPSTILSPTVQTQLKSMATSSANSKKKNNRGRPRAIQRQPTLTTSSHFINNSNSSVATVSTSLPSASNREKDPDAKKIIEFCFHCGETETPEWRKGPYGTRTLCNACGLFYRKVTKKFGSKSSNLLLRYRRAVDLANDRRIPDFITIPNRFIHDMDNDQTLDSEYNTILQ, from the coding sequence ATGCAGGCCCCAAATGTTTACCCCTTCCCTCAGCAGCCACAACCTCTGTCCCGGTTCCAATACGGTCCTCCGCAGTTTGTATTTGATCATTCTGCTCCGAGAGTAGATCCTCTGCAATCTAATGTAACTATAAATCCTCGATTGCCCGTGCAGCATTATAATGGTCATATAAACCCTGTAAGCAACAATTACGCCTACTACTACCATCATcttaataataataacgcTAGCCCTGCTCTTCACGCTGCTAATACTCAAATGCCTGACAATTCACTTTATAGAAATATACACCAAGTTCCCTCCGCTCCTCAACGGTTAGTCAGTATTATACCGGATCCTCATATGCCGCCCAACATTTCTCATTTCCAACTAAATAATATTCATCCTCAAATGCATGTTCCTGTTGCTCATAATACTCATTTCCAACAAGTACCAGCCTACAACCACAccaataatagtaataataatagtaaatATAACAGTGATAGCGATAAACCTGTGGATTCGAATGATAATGGGGTGTTGGATAATGTTGACGAACGTTACCGTCGCGAGCTTAACGAGGTGGTtcccttcttcaaaaatttcgaaAACAACGCACTCACTTCCACACCAAACAATTCAGACATTCAATCTACCATTGATGAATTAGCTAAACTGAAATCTTTGTCTAATTCCACCCATTTTAAGCAGAGTATTGCTACCCAGAATTTTTACTCccttcaaaatcatatCACAGCCATTGAAAACCGTTTGACTTGTTTACTCAATGATAGACAGCAAAAAGAACGACAAGAGCGGCAGCAGAAACAGGAGATGCAACAGAATTCCGAAAATGAGAACACCTCACCGCCATCTAATAAAATAAAGTTACCTTCCTTACAGGAACTAACTAACTCTATCTCCACCCAACATCCTCCTGCCACTTATGACAATAAAAGACATTCTTCAGATTCAGAAGTAAAACCTAGCATTGCGCATGATCCATTATACCACCGTCACACTTTTCTAccctcttcttcctcctcctcctcttctcCCACGGCCGGTTCCGTGCCCCTTCAAAAGTTACAGGTTCCAGGACAAGACCAGTCTGGTGATGCAAAGAAGAATGTCTCAACGACCTCCTTCAATTCAATAACCTACCTACCAAGCACCATCTTATCTCCGACTGTGCAAACACAGTTGAAGAGCATGGCCACCTCCAGTGcgaattcaaagaaaaagaataacaGAGGCAGACCAAGAGCTATCCAAAGACAGCCTACGCTAACTACTTCTAGCCATTTCATCAACAATTCCAATTCCAGCGTCGCTACCGTTTCAACTTCACTCCCATCCGCAAGCAACCGTGAAAAGGACCCCgatgccaaaaaaataattgaaTTTTGTTTCCATTGTGGGGAAACTGAAACACCAGAATGGAGAAAGGGTCCGTATGGTACCAGAACCTTATGCAATGCCTGTGGCTTATTTTACAGGAAGGTCACCAAGAAATTCGGATCAAAAAGCAGCAATCTACTATTAAGATACAGAAGAGCTGTTGATTTGGCCAACGATCGCAGAATTCCCGATTTTATTACCATCCCCAACAGGTTCATTCATGATATGGATAATGATCAAACGCTAGATTCGGAATATAACACAATATTGCAATAG
- the RIM11 gene encoding serine/threonine protein kinase RIM11 (similar to Saccharomyces cerevisiae MRK1 (YDL079C) and RIM11 (YMR139W); ancestral locus Anc_2.391), with translation MNIQSNNPQDLSNNIVSKQVYYAHPPSTIDPNDPVQISFPTTEVVGHGSFGVVFATVIQETSEKVAIKKVLQDKRFKNRELEIMKMLNHVNIIDLKYFFYERDSQDEIYLNLILEYMPQSLYQRLRHFVHQRTPMSRLEIKYYMFQLFKSLNYLHYFANVCHRDIKPQNLLVDPETWSLRLCDFGSAKQLKPTEPNVSYICSRYYRAPELIFGATNYTNQIDIWSSGCVMAELLLGQPMFPGESGIDQLVEIIKILGTPSKQEICSMNPNYMEHKFPQIKPIPLSRVFKKEDDQTVEFLTDVLKYDPSERFNALQCLCSPYFDELKLDDGKINQITTDLKLLEFDDNVELGHLSPDELSSVKRKLFPKTK, from the coding sequence ATGAACATTCAAAGCAACAACCCTCAGGACCTCAGCAATAATATAGTGTCTAAACAGGTTTACTACGCCCATCCTCCATCAACGATAGATCCGAATGATCCCGTGCAGATATCATTCCCCACCACCGAGGTAGTTGGGCATGGCTCTTTTGGAGTGGTATTCGCCACTGTTATTCAAGAGACGAGTGAGAAAGTTGCCATTAAAAAAGTTCTTCAGGACAAACGCTTTAAGAATAGAGAATtggaaataatgaaaatgctCAATCATGTAAATATAATAGACCTAAAATACTTCTTCTATGAAAGGGATTCTCAGGATGAGATctatttgaatttgattttggaGTACATGCCACAATCTTTGTACCAAAGATTACGTCATTTTGTCCATCAACGCACGCCGATGTCAAGATTAGAAATAAAATACTACATGTTCCAATTGTTCAAGTCATTGAACTATCTACATTATTTCGCTAACGTTTGTCATAGAGATATCAAACCACAAAATTTATTGGTAGATCCTGAAACTTGGTCTCTAAGACTGTGTGATTTCGGCAGCGCAAAGCAACTGAAACCTACCGAACCTAATGTTTCCTATATTTGCTCGCGGTATTATAGGGCGCCGGAGCTGATCTTTGGTGCCACTAATTACACCAACCAAATCGATATATGGTCTTCTGGCTGTGTAATGGCGGAATTATTATTAGGCCAACCGATGTTCCCCGGCGAAAGTGGCATAGACCAACTGGTGGAAATTATCAAGATCTTAGGCACCCCATcaaagcaagaaatttgCTCCATGAATCCGAATTATATGGAGCATAAGTTTCCCCAAATCAAACCAATACCATTGTCACGTGtgttcaagaaagaagatgatcaaACTGTGGAATTTTTGACTGACGTCTTAAAATATGATCCCTCGGAAAGATTCAATGCTTTACAATGCTTATGTAGCCCCTACTTCGATGAACTTAAACTTGATGACGGtaaaataaatcaaattaCCACTGATTTAAAACTGCTGGAGTTTGATGACAATGTCGAATTAGGACATTTATCACCTGATGAATTATCTTCtgtaaaaagaaagttatTTCCCAAGACCAAGTAG
- the RPL13B gene encoding 60S ribosomal protein eL13 (similar to Saccharomyces cerevisiae RPL13A (YDL082W) and RPL13B (YMR142C); ancestral locus Anc_2.387): MAISKNLPILKNHFRKHWQERVKVHFDQAGKKVSRRNARAARAAKIAPRPLDLLRPVVRAPTVKYNRKVRAGRGFTLAEVKAAGLTAAYARTIGIAVDHRRQNRNQEIFDANVQRLKEYQSKIIVFPRNGKAPEAEQVLSAAATFPIAQPTTDVEARAVQDNGESAFRTLRLARSEKRYRGVREKRAKDKAEAEAEKKK; encoded by the exons ATGG CTATCTCCAAGAATTTaccaattttgaagaaccaCTTCAGAAAGCACTGGCAAGAACGTGTCAAGGTTCACTTTGACCAAGCCGGTAAGAAGGTTTCTAGACGTAATGCCAGAGCTGCCAGAGCTGCCAAGATTGCTCCAAGACCTTTGGATTTGTTGAGACCTGTTGTCAGAGCTCCAACTGTTAAGTACAACAGAAAGGTTAGAGCTGGCAGAGGTTTCACCTTGGCCGAAGTCAAGGCCGCTGGTTTGACTGCTGCTTATGCCAGAACCATTGGTATTGCTGTTGACCACAGACGTCAAAACagaaaccaagaaatttttgatgcTAACGTCCAAAGATTAAAGGAATACCAATCCAAGATTATCGTTTTCCCAAGAAACGGTAAGGCCCCAGAAGCTGAACAAGTTTTGTCTGCTGCTGCCACTTTCCCTATCGCTCAACCAACTACCGATGTTGAAGCCAGAGCTGTTCAAGACAACGGTGAATCTGCTTTCAGAACTTTGAGATTAGCCAGATCCGAAAAGAGATACAGAGGTGTCAGAGAAAAGAGAGCTAAAGACAAGGCTGAAGCTGAagctgaaaagaagaaatag
- the SIP5 gene encoding Sip5p (similar to Saccharomyces cerevisiae SIP5 (YMR140W); ancestral locus Anc_2.389) gives MGNVPGKIDQEDGFNDARPNLSNNTTSSDSAAKQYEGEVSSRVRARRTTSLVNNILNGNNSRPRAGSNISSTSRRKTSREKELAKEAHAKQLVVRCNETVDGGFLAPFGCYSFEKLDYDTTVVKNLIIKRKLAPFYTPLQDFDESWTRDELIKIVDGLPLHDTFDENLEEFEDVPIGNLRKSAYNELIDKSLSKKEQRRMHAKIFRARLYKKRILWQENENESFLEKKLEMRELGNKAINLKDSQNSQAKKNCHFPSDDLKYTLYRNGSECPICFLYFAAPFNYSKCCQQPICTECFVQIKRADPHFPHDEVDPTEPPTNDNEKDPNLLTSEPANCPYCATANFSITYQPPTDRETGIGGMPPDTYVYKECITAKPDASEPHVSVITSDTIRPDWETKLNKERSRLMRRSANATAIHISNRLIDPNHSSRRNTSNSVTPIQEESTSASRSPEPTINEIEDQMVREAIRLSLEDQDNRKKSKSRNATLRP, from the coding sequence ATGGGTAATGTTCCAGGGAAGATAGATCAAGAAGACGGTTTTAATGACGCAAGACCgaatttatcaaataaCACTACGTCATCTGATTCCGCCGCCAAACAATATGAAGGCGAAGTATCTTCAAGGGTTAGAGCGAGGCGTACAACCTCTTTGGTCAATAACATTCTAAATGGCAATAATTCTCGTCCAAGAGCTGGTTCAAACATATCCAGCACCAGTAGGAGAAAGACatcaagagaaaaggaGCTGGCTAAAGAGGCACATGCCAAGCAATTAGTTGTAAGGTGCAATGAAACTGTAGATGGCGGATTTCTAGCTCCATTTGGTTGCTATTCCTTTGAGAAGTTAGACTATGACACTACTGTCGTTAAAAATTTAATAATCAAAAGGAAGTTAGCGCCGTTTTACACTCCGCTGCAGGATTTCGATGAAAGTTGGACTAGAGATGAGTTGATAAAAATTGTTGACGGTTTACCATTACATGATACGTTTGATGAGAATCTGGAGGAGTTTGAGGATGTGCCGATAGGTAATTTGAGGAAGTCAGCATACAATGAATTAATAGACAAATCTTTATCCAAAAAGGAACAAAGGAGAATGCATGCGAAGATATTCAGGGCAAGACTgtataagaaaagaattttatggcaagaaaatgagaatGAGTCAttcttggagaaaaaattggaaatgaGAGAACTTGGCAACAAGGCCATTAACCTTAAAGATAGTCAAAATAGCcaggcaaagaaaaattgtcattttCCAAGCGATGATTTGAAGTATACACTTTACAGAAATGGTTCAGAGTGTCccatttgttttctttatttcgCGGCCCCCTTCAATTATTCGAAATGTTGTCAACAGCCTATCTGCACTGAATGCTTTGTACAAATTAAGAGGGCCGATCCCCATTTTCCTCATGATGAAGTGGATCCTACTGAACCACCAACGAACGACAATGAAAAGGACCCCAACCTTCTCACTTCTGAACCAGCAAATTGTCCGTATTGTGCGACTGCCAACTTTAGCATCACCTATCAACCACCCACAGATCGTGAAACTGGCATCGGCGGGATGCCTCCTGATACCTACGTGTATAAGGAGTGTATCACGGCAAAACCGGATGCAAGTGAGCCGCACGTCTCTGTAATTACTTCAGATACTATTCGTCCTGATTGGGAAACTAAGTTGAATAAAGAAAGGTCAAGATTGATGAGAAGATCAGCAAATGCTACCGCTATACATATAAGCAATAGACTAATCGACCCCAATCATAGTTCAAGGAGAAATACAAGCAACAGTGTAACACCCatccaagaagaaagtacgTCGGCTTCAAGGTCACCGGAACCGACAATAAACGAAATTGAGGACCAAATGGTTAGGGAAGCTATCAGATTGAGCCTTGAAGATCAAGACAATCGAAAGAAGTCAAAAAGTAGAAACGCCACTTTGCGACCATAA
- the RPS16A gene encoding 40S ribosomal protein uS9 (similar to Saccharomyces cerevisiae RPS16B (YDL083C) and RPS16A (YMR143W); ancestral locus Anc_2.386), whose product MSAVPSVQTFGKKKSATAVAHVKTGKGLIKVNGSPITLVEPEILRFKVYEPLLLVGLDKFSNIDIRVRVTGGGHVSQVYAIRQAIAKGLVAYHQKYVDEQSKNELKKAFTSYDRTLLIADSRRPEPKKFGGKGARSRFQKSYR is encoded by the exons ATGTCAGCTGTCCCAAGTGTTCAA ACTTTTGGTAAGAAGAAATCAGCTACTGCTGTTGCCCATGTCAAGACCGGTAAGGGTTTGATTAAGGTTAACGGTTCTCCAATCACTTTGGTTGAACCAGAAATCTTAAGATTCAAAGTCTACGAACCATTATTGTTGGTTGGTTTGGACAAGTTTTCTAACATTGATATTAGAGTCAGAGTTACTGGTGGTGGTCACGTTTCTCAAGTCTATGCCATTAGACAAGCCATCGCTAAAGGTTTAGTTGCTTACCATCAAAAGTATGTCGATGAGCAATCCAAGAacgaattgaagaaggctTTCACTTCTTACGACAGAACCTTATTGATTGCTGATTCTAGAAGACCAGAACCAAAGAAATTCGGTGGTAAGGGTGCCCGTTCCAGATTCCAAAAATCTTACCGTTAA